One window of the Carassius auratus strain Wakin unplaced genomic scaffold, ASM336829v1 scaf_tig00216437, whole genome shotgun sequence genome contains the following:
- the LOC113098190 gene encoding ATP-dependent RNA helicase DDX39A-like: protein MAETDVDNELLDYEEDEEPQTAVDSAVPAGKKEVKGSYVSIHSSGFRDFLLKPELLRAIVDCGFEHPSEVQHECIPQAILGMDILCQAKSGMGKTAVFVLATLQQIEPVDGQVSVLVMCHTRELAFQISKEYERFSKYMSSVKCAVFFGGLSIKKDEEVLKKSCPHIVVGTPGRILALIRNKTLNLKNVKHFVLDECDKMLEQLDMRRDVQEIFRLTPHEKQCMMFSATLSKEIRPVCRKFMQDPMEVFVDDETKLTLHGLQQYYVKLKDSEKNRKLFDLLDVLEFNQVVIFVKSVPRCVALSQLLVEQNFPAIAIHRGMAQEERLSRYQQFKDFQRRILVATNLFGRGMDIERVNIVFNYDMPEDSDTYLHRVARAGRFGTKGLAVTFVSDETDAKILNDVQDRFEVNVAELPEEIDISTYIEQSR from the exons ATGGCAGAGACCGATGTTGATAATGAGCTGTTGGACTATGAGGAAGACGAGGAGCCACAGACTGCCGTGGACAGTGCAGTCCCAGCAGGCAAGAAGGAGGTGAAAGGCTCCTACGTCTCCATCCACAGCTCCGGCTTCCGAGATTTCCTCCTGAAGCCGGAGCTGCTCCGTGCGATCGTCGACTGTGGCTTTGAGCATCCTTCTGAGG TCCAGCATGAGTGCATTCCACAAGCCATCTTGGGTATGGATATCCTGTGCCAGGCGAAATCAGGAATGGGAAAAACTGCCGTGTTTGTGCTTGCCACACTTCAGCAGATCGAGCCAGTGGATGGGCAG GTTTCGGTGTTGGTTATGTGCCACACACGTGAACTGGCCTTTCAGATCAGTAAAGAGTATGAGCGCTTCTCCAAGTACATGTCCAGCGTTAAGTGTGCTGTCTTCTTCGGTGGTTTGTCCATAAAGAAGGATGAGGAAGTGTTAAAGAAGAGTTGCCCTCACATTGTAGTGGGAACACCAGGAAGAATCCTTGCCCTCATTCGCAACAAGACCTTGAACCTCAAAAATGTCAAACACTTTGTGTTGGATGAATGCGACAAGATGCTGGAGCAGCTAG ATATGAGACGGGATGTCCAGGAGATTTTCAGACTGACCCCTCACGAGAAGCAGTGCATGATGTTCAGCGCCACATTAAGCAAAGAGATCAGACCGGTCTGTCGCAAATTCATGCAAGAT ccaATGGAGGTGTTTGTTGATGACGAGACTAAGCTTACCCTGCATGGTCTTCAGCAATACTACGTTAAACTGAAGGACAGTGAAAAGAACCGCAAGCTATTTGATCTGCTTGACGTTCTTGAGTTCAACCAG GTGGTGATATTTGTCAAGTCAGTTCCACGATGCGTGGCTCTGTCTCAGCTGTTGGTTGAACAGAACTTCCCTGCCATTGCGATCCACAGGGGAATGGCTCAGGAAGAAAG ATTGTCACGGTATCAACAGTTCAAAGATTTTCAACGGCGGATCCTGGTGGCTACGAATCTGTTTGGTCGTGGGATGGATATCGAGCGTGTTAATATTGTTTTCAACTATGACATGCCCGAAGACTCAGACACGTACCTACACAGG GTTGCTCGTGCTGGTAGGTTTGGTACAAAAGGATTGGCCGTCACCTTTGTATCAGATGAGACGGATGCAAAGATCCTGAATGATGTGCAGGACCGTTTTGAAGTCAACGTCGCTGAGTTGCCTGAGGAAATCGACATCTCCACTTACA TTGAGCAGTCCAGATGA